In one window of Syngnathus scovelli strain Florida chromosome 20, RoL_Ssco_1.2, whole genome shotgun sequence DNA:
- the cdc42bpb gene encoding serine/threonine-protein kinase MRCK beta isoform X1 — protein sequence MSAAKDAQAAPVRLKRLEEMLVERTAPGCLSVETLLDLLVCVTSECSNCSLKREKHVTDFLDWVKPFTTSVKDLRLHRDDFEMLKVIGRGAFGEVAVVKMKQTERVYAMKILNKWEMLKRAETACFREERDVLVRGDSQWITTLHFAFQDDNYLYLVMDYYVGGDLLTLLSKFEDRLPEDMAKFYVAEMVLAVYSVHQQRYIHRDIKPDNVLLDVNGHIRLADFGSCLRMLEDGTVQSSVAVGTPDYISPEILQAMEDGMGRYGPECDWWSLGVCVYEMLYGETPFYAESLVETYGKIMNHEERFQFPSHVSDVSDAAKDLIQRLLCSRERRLGANGISDFKTHPFFSAIDWDNIRSAEAPYIPEVSSPTDTSNFDVDDDVLKNPDINPPMSHSGFTGQHLPFVGFTYTTDSSFSDTARGAGQEAGAGCQLEAFEKRIRSLEQEKQELNRRLQESTQALQAPPLGGTPSQDKEIKKLNEEIERLKKKLADSDRLEHQLEEAVTLQQDYDSSASRLKHLERQVKTLRQEKEDVHKQMVEALERLRTQSKELKEAHSQRRSAMQEFSELSERTAELSSSKQRLARHLREKEEETDSLLQKMDVMRQDIRKTDKNRKELEAQLDEVMAEASKERKLKEHSEVYAKQLEADLQCYKSQQGRGASAGGAESQQELSRLKAELDKKVLFYEEEMLRRDSAHSSEVKKWRKELHDSESLQLAANKEIKELMDKLDKDKRDRQAEMDEAISVLKDKHEREKNLLMEENKKLLTENDKLCSFVDELTAQNRQLEDDLQDASSKKESVAHWEAQIAEIIQWVSDEKDARGYLQALATKMTDELETLRSSNLGSRTLDPLWKVRRSQKLDMSARLELQSALDAEIRAKQMVHQELRKIKAANMALESKLKDSEERGTEMASQIENMKKEMEDGRSRSDKALNLPDFQDSIFEYFNTSPLAPDLTFRTTPLDATPLRSQSTLSAAASENEDLKLSSVSMSPSPSYQSSSLSVLKPKAHQLSIKTFSSPTQCTHCTSLMVGLMRQGYACEVCSFICHVACKDQAPLVCPIPAEQAKRPQGVDVQRGIGTAYKGYVRIPKPSGVKKGWQRAFAVVSDCKLFLYDVPEGKTTQPGVVASLVLDLRDEEFSVSSVLASDVIHASRKDIPCIFRVTSSQLSSLLCRVSLLVLAENEAEKRKWVCILEGLQSIVAKNSLKNQQVHILHEAYDASLPIIKATLSGAVLDRERIALGTEDGLFVVEVTRDVIVRAADSRKVYQMELIPKERMFALLCGRNRTVHLHPWELLDGSEAAFDIKLTETKGCQALTAGLLRPGGPTCLMAAVKRQVLCFEITRGKPHYRRLWEVQAPGTVQWLGMVRERLCVGYPSGFALLALQGESSPISLVSPADPSLAFLAQQPLDALHALEVGSAEVLLCFSQLGVFVDGQGYRSRTQELMWPATPLACSSNSSHLTVYSEYGVDVFDIHTAEWVQTISLRKIRPLNVEGTLNLLTSEAPRLIYFSNASSEGDLTIPEMSEHSRKLMVRTRSKRKFLFKVPEEERLQQRREMRRDPELRSKMISNPTNFNHVAHMGPGDGKQVLMDLPLVGDVPPPSPSPSPSSSTSRHTLISSPSNFEHVYHMTSSSAGVFLLKDSASCSSQQSLLQPSSSSSSSPSISSLGRGVVSSSQEDAVKDKPRPLSSISRHQRSKTHMTRTASDFGGGASSSGAQEPEPDSEREVTPTVESCIDLSSDTSAD from the exons ATGTCGGCGGCCAAGGATGCTCAGGCGGCCCCGGTCCGCCTAAAGCGTCTGGAAGAGATGCTTGTGGAGCGCACGGCCCCGGGCTGCCTGAGCGTCGAGACCCTGCTCGACCTCCTCGTCTGCGTGACCAGCGAGTGCTCCAACTGTTCGCTCAAGAGGGAGAAGCACGTCACCGACTTCCTCGACTGGG TGAAACCCTTCACAACGTCCGTCAAGGACCTGCGACTGCACCGAGACGACTTTGAGATGTTGAAGGTGATTGGACGTGGAGCTTTTGGCGAG GTTGCCGTGGTGAAGATGAAGCAGACGGAGAGGGTGTACGCCATGAAGATCCTCAACAAGTGGGAGATGTTAAAGCGGGCCGAG ACGGCGTGTTTCCGTGAGGAGCGTGACGTGCTGGTGAGAGGGGACAGCCAGTGGATCACCACGCTGCACTTTGCATTCCAGGATGACAACTACCTC TACCTGGTGATGGATTACTACGTGGGCGGAGACTTGTTGACGCTGCTCAGCAAATTTGAGGATCGTCTGCCGGAGGACATGGCCAAGTTCTACGTGGCCGAGATGGTTCTGGCGGTGTACTCGGTCCACCAGCAGCGTTACATCCACAG AGACATTAAACCTGACAACGTGCTGCTGGACGTCAACGGCCACATTCGTCTGGCCGACTTTGGATCGTGTCTGCGCATGTTGGAGGACGGCACG GTGCAGTCGTCGGTGGCGGTGGGCACCCCGGACTATATCTCCCCTGAGATCCTGCAGGCCATGGAGGACGGGATGGGCCGCTACGGGCCCGAGTGCGACTGGTGGTCTCTGGGCGTGTGCGTGTACGAGATGCTGTACGGCGAGACGCCCTTCTACGCCGAGTCGCTGGTGGAAACTTACGGCAAGATCATGAACCACGAG GAGCGGTTCCAGTTTCCGTCCCACGTGAGCGACGTGTCGGACGCGGCCAAGGATCTGATCCAACGGCTGCTGTGCTCGCGGGAGCGCCGGCTGGGCGCCAACGGCATCTCCGACTTCAAGACCCACCCCTTCTTCAGCGCCATCGACTGGGACAACATCCGCTCGGCCGAGGCGCCCTACATCCCCGAAGTGTCCTCGCCCACCGACACGTCCAACTTTGACGTGGACGATGACGTCCTCAAGAATCCG GACATCAACCCGCCGATGTCTCACAGCGGCTTCACCGGGCAGCACCTCCCCTTCGTGGGCTTCACCTACACCACCGACAGCAGCTTCTCAGACACCGCCCGCGGTGCCGGGCAGGAGGCCGGCGCCGGCTGCCAGCTGGAGGCCTTCGAGAAGAGGATTCGCAGTCTGGAGCAGGAGAAGCAGGAACTCAACCGTAGACTGCAAG AGTCAACGCAGGCCTTGCAGGCTCCGCCTCTAGGAGGAACCCCGAGTCAAGACAAAGAGATCAAGAAGCTGAACGAGGAGATCGAGCGTCTGAAGAAAAAGCTGGCAG ACTCGGATAGGTTGGAGCACCAGCTGGAAGAGGCGGTCACCCTGCAGCAGGACTACGACAGCTCCGCCTCCAGGTTGAAGCACCTGGAAAGGCAAGTGAAGACCCTGCGGCAAGAGAAGGAAGACGTCCACAAG CAAATGGTGGAGGCCCTGGAGCGCCTGAGAACGCAATCCAAGGAACTGAAGGAGGCGCATTCCCAGAGACGCTCGGCCATGCAGGagttctctgagctgtcagagaGGACGGCCGAGCTGAGCTCCTCCAAGCAACGCCTGGCTCGCCACCTTCGGGAAAAGGAGGAAGAGACGGACAGCCTCCTTCAGAAGATGGACGTCATGCGGCAGGACATTCGCAAGACTGACAAGAACCGCAAGGAG CTGGAGGCTCAGCTGGACGAAGTGATGGCAGAAGCGTCCAAGGAGAGGAAGCTGAAGGAGCACAGCGAAGTCTATGCCAAACAGCTGGAGGCTGATCTCCAGTGCTACAAG TCTCAACAGGGTCGAGGAGCTTCAGCAGGGGGGGCGGAGTCCCAGCAGGAGCTGTCTCGCCTCAAAGCGGAGCTGGACAAGAAGGTTCTGTTCTACGAGGAGGAGATGCTGAGGAGGGACTCTGCGCACTCGTCCGAGGTGAAGAAGTGGCGCAAAGAGCTGCACGACTCCGAGTCCTTGCAGTTGGCCGCCAACAAGGAGATTAAGGAGCTCATGGACAAGCTGGATAAGGACAAGAGGGACAG ACAAGCGGAGATGGACGAAGCTATCAGTGTCCTGAAGGACAAACACGAGCGGGAAAAGAACCTTCTaatggaagaaaacaaaaaactgcTGACAGAAAATGACAAG TTGTGCTCGTTTGTGGATGAGCTGACGGCTCAGAACCGCCAGCTGGAAGACGACCTCCAGGACGCCTCGTCCAAGAAGGAGAGCGTGGCTCATTGGGAAGCTCAGATTGCCGAGATCATTCAGTG GGTGAGCGACGAGAAAGATGCCCGTGGTtacctccaagccttggccaccaAGATGACGGACGAGTTGGAGACACTCCGAAGCTCCAACCTGGGCAGCAGAACTCTG GACCCCTTGTGGAAGGTGCGTCGCAGTCAGAAGCTGGACATGTCGGCCCGTCTGGAGCTCCAGTCGGCTCTGGACGCCGAGATCCGAGCCAAGCAGATGGTCCACCAAGAACTGCGCAAGATTAAAGCCGCCAACATGGCGCTGGAGAG CAAGCTGAAGGATTCCGAGGAACGCGGCACCGAGATGGCCTCCCAGATTGAGAATATGAAGAAGGAAATGGAGGACGGCAGATCACGCTCGGACAAAG CGCTGAACCTTCCGGACTTCCAGGACTCCATCTTTGAGTACTTCAACACGTCTCCGCTGGCGCCCGACCTGACCTTCAGG accaCGCCCCTCGACGCCACCCCCCTGAGATCCCAAAGCACGCTGTCCGCGGCTGCCTCGGAGAACGAG GATTTGAAGCTGTCGTCCGTCTCAATGAGCCCCTCGCCCAGCTACCAAAGTTCATCATTGAGCGTGCTAAAG CCCAAAGCCCACCAGCTCAGCATCAAGACCTTCTCCAGTCCCACCCAGTGCACCCACTGCACTTCCCTCATGGTGGGCCTCATGCGACAGGGATACGCCTGCGAAG TTTGCTCCTTCATCTGCCACGTGGCCTGCAAAGACCAGGCCCCCCTCGTGTGCCCCATTCCGGCCGAGCAGGCCAAGAGACCGCAGGGCGTCGACGTCCAAAGGGGCATCGGCACCGCCTATAAAGGATACGTCAGG ATTCCCAAACCCAGCGGCGTGAAGAAAGGCTGGCAGCGAGCCTTCGCCGTGGTCTCGGACTGCAAGCTTTTTCTTTACGACGTCCCAGAGGGCAAGACCACGCAGCCCGGCGTGGTGGCCAGTCTGGTGTTGGATCTCAG GGATGAGGAGTTCTCCGTCAGCTCCGTGCTGGCCTCGGATGTCATCCACGCTTCCAGAAAGGACATTCCGTGCATCTTCCGG GTGACGTCGTCGCAGCTGAGCTCGCTGCTGTGCCGCGTGTCTCTGTTGGTTCTGGCTGAGAACGAGGCGGAGAAGAGGAAGTGGGTCTGCATCCtggaaggcctgcagagcatcgtgGCCAAAAACTCGCTGAAGAACCAGCAGGTCCACATCCTGCACGAGGCCTACGACGCCTCGCTGCCCATCATCAAGGCCACGCTCTCCGGAGCTGTGCTTg ACCGGGAGCGGATCGCCCTGGGAACCGAGGACGGgctgtttgtggtggaggtgaccAGAGACG TGATCGTGCGAGCGGCGGACAGCAGGAAAGTCTACCAGATGGAGCTCATCCCCAAGGAGAGGATGTTTGCGCTGCTGTGCGGGCGAAACCGCACGGTGCATCTTCACCCTTGGGAACTGCTGGATGGCAGCGAGGCCGCTTTTGACATCAAGCTGACGGAAACCAAAGGCTGCCAGGCCCTGACCGCCGGGCTGCTGCGACCCGGCGGGCCCACCTGCCTGATGGCCGCCGTCAAACGTCAG GTGCTGTGCTTCGAGATCACTCGAGGCAAACCCCACTACAGGCGGCTGTGGGAAGTGCAGGCCCCGGGGACGGTCCAGTGGCTGGGGATGGTCCGCGAGCGCCTGTGCGTGGGCTACCCGTCGGGCTTCGCGCTGCTAGCGCTCCAGGGCGAGTCGTCGCCCATCAGCTTGGTGAGCCCGGCCGACCCGTCGCTGGCCTTCCTGGCCCAACAGCCCCTGGACGCCCTGCACGCCCTGGAGGTGggatcggccgaggtgctgctaTGCTTCAGCCAGCTGGGCGTCTTCGTGGACGGGCAGGGCTACCGCTCGCGGACGCAGGAGCTGATGTGGCCCGCCACGCCGCTGGCTTGCA GTTCCAACTCCTCCCACCTGACCGTCTACAGCGAATACGGCGTAGACGTCTTTGACATCCACACGGCCGAGTGGGTGCAGACCATTTCGCTGCGCAAG ATCCGACCTCTCAACGTGGAAGGGACCCTCAACCTGCTGACCTCAGAAGCCCCTCGCCTCATCTACTTCAGCAACGCGTCGTCGG AGGGTGACCTGACCATCCCGGAGATGTCGGAGCACAGCAGGAAGTTGATGGTCCGCACTCGCAGCAAGAGGAAGTTCCTCTTCAAAGTTCCCGAGGAAGAAAGACTTCAGCAGCGCAG GGAAATGCGGCGAGATCCCGAGTTGAGGTCCAAGATGATCTCCAATCCCACCAACTTCAACCACGTGGCTCACATGGGACCGGGAGACGGCAAGCAGGTTCTCATGGACCTGCCCCTG GTCGGTgatgtgccccccccctccccgtctccctccccctcctcgTCCACCTCCCGTCACACCCTCATCTCCTCGCCCTCCAATTTTGAACACGTGTATCACATGACGTCGTCGTCGGCCGGGGTCTTCTTGCTGAAAGACTCGGCCTCGTGCTCCTCCCAGCAGAGCCTCCTGcagccttcctcctcctcctcttcctctccctcCATCTCCTCTCTGGGAAGG GGCGTGGTCTCTTCCTCTCAAGAGGATGCTGTTAAAGACAAGCCCCGCCCACTTTCTAGCATCTCCCGCcatcagaggagcaaaacacacATGACGCGCACAGCCTCAG ACTTTGGGGGAGGCGCTTCATCCAGCGGCGCTCAGGAGCCGGAGCCGGACTCAGAGCGAGAGGTGACGCCCACCGTGGAGTCTTGCATCGATCTGTCTTCTGACACCTCCGCCGATTGA
- the cdc42bpb gene encoding serine/threonine-protein kinase MRCK beta isoform X2 yields the protein MSAAKDAQAAPVRLKRLEEMLVERTAPGCLSVETLLDLLVCVTSECSNCSLKREKHVTDFLDWVKPFTTSVKDLRLHRDDFEMLKVIGRGAFGEVAVVKMKQTERVYAMKILNKWEMLKRAETACFREERDVLVRGDSQWITTLHFAFQDDNYLYLVMDYYVGGDLLTLLSKFEDRLPEDMAKFYVAEMVLAVYSVHQQRYIHRDIKPDNVLLDVNGHIRLADFGSCLRMLEDGTVQSSVAVGTPDYISPEILQAMEDGMGRYGPECDWWSLGVCVYEMLYGETPFYAESLVETYGKIMNHEERFQFPSHVSDVSDAAKDLIQRLLCSRERRLGANGISDFKTHPFFSAIDWDNIRSAEAPYIPEVSSPTDTSNFDVDDDVLKNPDINPPMSHSGFTGQHLPFVGFTYTTDSSFSDTARGAGQEAGAGCQLEAFEKRIRSLEQEKQELNRRLQESTQALQAPPLGGTPSQDKEIKKLNEEIERLKKKLADSDRLEHQLEEAVTLQQDYDSSASRLKHLERQVKTLRQEKEDVHKQMVEALERLRTQSKELKEAHSQRRSAMQEFSELSERTAELSSSKQRLARHLREKEEETDSLLQKMDVMRQDIRKTDKNRKELEAQLDEVMAEASKERKLKEHSEVYAKQLEADLQCYKSQQGRGASAGGAESQQELSRLKAELDKKVLFYEEEMLRRDSAHSSEVKKWRKELHDSESLQLAANKEIKELMDKLDKDKRDRQAEMDEAISVLKDKHEREKNLLMEENKKLLTENDKLCSFVDELTAQNRQLEDDLQDASSKKESVAHWEAQIAEIIQWVSDEKDARGYLQALATKMTDELETLRSSNLGSRTLDPLWKVRRSQKLDMSARLELQSALDAEIRAKQMVHQELRKIKAANMALESKLKDSEERGTEMASQIENMKKEMEDGRSRSDKALNLPDFQDSIFEYFNTSPLAPDLTFRTTPLDATPLRSQSTLSAAASENEDLKLSSVSMSPSPSYQSSSLSVLKPKAHQLSIKTFSSPTQCTHCTSLMVGLMRQGYACEVCSFICHVACKDQAPLVCPIPAEQAKRPQGVDVQRGIGTAYKGYVRIPKPSGVKKGWQRAFAVVSDCKLFLYDVPEGKTTQPGVVASLVLDLRDEEFSVSSVLASDVIHASRKDIPCIFRVTSSQLSSLLCRVSLLVLAENEAEKRKWVCILEGLQSIVAKNSLKNQQVHILHEAYDASLPIIKATLSGAVLDRERIALGTEDGLFVVEVTRDVIVRAADSRKVYQMELIPKERMFALLCGRNRTVHLHPWELLDGSEAAFDIKLTETKGCQALTAGLLRPGGPTCLMAAVKRQVLCFEITRGKPHYRRLWEVQAPGTVQWLGMVRERLCVGYPSGFALLALQGESSPISLVSPADPSLAFLAQQPLDALHALEVGSAEVLLCFSQLGVFVDGQGYRSRTQELMWPATPLACSSNSSHLTVYSEYGVDVFDIHTAEWVQTISLRKIRPLNVEGTLNLLTSEAPRLIYFSNASSEGDLTIPEMSEHSRKLMVRTRSKRKFLFKVPEEERLQQRREMRRDPELRSKMISNPTNFNHVAHMGPGDGKQVLMDLPLGVVSSSQEDAVKDKPRPLSSISRHQRSKTHMTRTASDFGGGASSSGAQEPEPDSEREVTPTVESCIDLSSDTSAD from the exons ATGTCGGCGGCCAAGGATGCTCAGGCGGCCCCGGTCCGCCTAAAGCGTCTGGAAGAGATGCTTGTGGAGCGCACGGCCCCGGGCTGCCTGAGCGTCGAGACCCTGCTCGACCTCCTCGTCTGCGTGACCAGCGAGTGCTCCAACTGTTCGCTCAAGAGGGAGAAGCACGTCACCGACTTCCTCGACTGGG TGAAACCCTTCACAACGTCCGTCAAGGACCTGCGACTGCACCGAGACGACTTTGAGATGTTGAAGGTGATTGGACGTGGAGCTTTTGGCGAG GTTGCCGTGGTGAAGATGAAGCAGACGGAGAGGGTGTACGCCATGAAGATCCTCAACAAGTGGGAGATGTTAAAGCGGGCCGAG ACGGCGTGTTTCCGTGAGGAGCGTGACGTGCTGGTGAGAGGGGACAGCCAGTGGATCACCACGCTGCACTTTGCATTCCAGGATGACAACTACCTC TACCTGGTGATGGATTACTACGTGGGCGGAGACTTGTTGACGCTGCTCAGCAAATTTGAGGATCGTCTGCCGGAGGACATGGCCAAGTTCTACGTGGCCGAGATGGTTCTGGCGGTGTACTCGGTCCACCAGCAGCGTTACATCCACAG AGACATTAAACCTGACAACGTGCTGCTGGACGTCAACGGCCACATTCGTCTGGCCGACTTTGGATCGTGTCTGCGCATGTTGGAGGACGGCACG GTGCAGTCGTCGGTGGCGGTGGGCACCCCGGACTATATCTCCCCTGAGATCCTGCAGGCCATGGAGGACGGGATGGGCCGCTACGGGCCCGAGTGCGACTGGTGGTCTCTGGGCGTGTGCGTGTACGAGATGCTGTACGGCGAGACGCCCTTCTACGCCGAGTCGCTGGTGGAAACTTACGGCAAGATCATGAACCACGAG GAGCGGTTCCAGTTTCCGTCCCACGTGAGCGACGTGTCGGACGCGGCCAAGGATCTGATCCAACGGCTGCTGTGCTCGCGGGAGCGCCGGCTGGGCGCCAACGGCATCTCCGACTTCAAGACCCACCCCTTCTTCAGCGCCATCGACTGGGACAACATCCGCTCGGCCGAGGCGCCCTACATCCCCGAAGTGTCCTCGCCCACCGACACGTCCAACTTTGACGTGGACGATGACGTCCTCAAGAATCCG GACATCAACCCGCCGATGTCTCACAGCGGCTTCACCGGGCAGCACCTCCCCTTCGTGGGCTTCACCTACACCACCGACAGCAGCTTCTCAGACACCGCCCGCGGTGCCGGGCAGGAGGCCGGCGCCGGCTGCCAGCTGGAGGCCTTCGAGAAGAGGATTCGCAGTCTGGAGCAGGAGAAGCAGGAACTCAACCGTAGACTGCAAG AGTCAACGCAGGCCTTGCAGGCTCCGCCTCTAGGAGGAACCCCGAGTCAAGACAAAGAGATCAAGAAGCTGAACGAGGAGATCGAGCGTCTGAAGAAAAAGCTGGCAG ACTCGGATAGGTTGGAGCACCAGCTGGAAGAGGCGGTCACCCTGCAGCAGGACTACGACAGCTCCGCCTCCAGGTTGAAGCACCTGGAAAGGCAAGTGAAGACCCTGCGGCAAGAGAAGGAAGACGTCCACAAG CAAATGGTGGAGGCCCTGGAGCGCCTGAGAACGCAATCCAAGGAACTGAAGGAGGCGCATTCCCAGAGACGCTCGGCCATGCAGGagttctctgagctgtcagagaGGACGGCCGAGCTGAGCTCCTCCAAGCAACGCCTGGCTCGCCACCTTCGGGAAAAGGAGGAAGAGACGGACAGCCTCCTTCAGAAGATGGACGTCATGCGGCAGGACATTCGCAAGACTGACAAGAACCGCAAGGAG CTGGAGGCTCAGCTGGACGAAGTGATGGCAGAAGCGTCCAAGGAGAGGAAGCTGAAGGAGCACAGCGAAGTCTATGCCAAACAGCTGGAGGCTGATCTCCAGTGCTACAAG TCTCAACAGGGTCGAGGAGCTTCAGCAGGGGGGGCGGAGTCCCAGCAGGAGCTGTCTCGCCTCAAAGCGGAGCTGGACAAGAAGGTTCTGTTCTACGAGGAGGAGATGCTGAGGAGGGACTCTGCGCACTCGTCCGAGGTGAAGAAGTGGCGCAAAGAGCTGCACGACTCCGAGTCCTTGCAGTTGGCCGCCAACAAGGAGATTAAGGAGCTCATGGACAAGCTGGATAAGGACAAGAGGGACAG ACAAGCGGAGATGGACGAAGCTATCAGTGTCCTGAAGGACAAACACGAGCGGGAAAAGAACCTTCTaatggaagaaaacaaaaaactgcTGACAGAAAATGACAAG TTGTGCTCGTTTGTGGATGAGCTGACGGCTCAGAACCGCCAGCTGGAAGACGACCTCCAGGACGCCTCGTCCAAGAAGGAGAGCGTGGCTCATTGGGAAGCTCAGATTGCCGAGATCATTCAGTG GGTGAGCGACGAGAAAGATGCCCGTGGTtacctccaagccttggccaccaAGATGACGGACGAGTTGGAGACACTCCGAAGCTCCAACCTGGGCAGCAGAACTCTG GACCCCTTGTGGAAGGTGCGTCGCAGTCAGAAGCTGGACATGTCGGCCCGTCTGGAGCTCCAGTCGGCTCTGGACGCCGAGATCCGAGCCAAGCAGATGGTCCACCAAGAACTGCGCAAGATTAAAGCCGCCAACATGGCGCTGGAGAG CAAGCTGAAGGATTCCGAGGAACGCGGCACCGAGATGGCCTCCCAGATTGAGAATATGAAGAAGGAAATGGAGGACGGCAGATCACGCTCGGACAAAG CGCTGAACCTTCCGGACTTCCAGGACTCCATCTTTGAGTACTTCAACACGTCTCCGCTGGCGCCCGACCTGACCTTCAGG accaCGCCCCTCGACGCCACCCCCCTGAGATCCCAAAGCACGCTGTCCGCGGCTGCCTCGGAGAACGAG GATTTGAAGCTGTCGTCCGTCTCAATGAGCCCCTCGCCCAGCTACCAAAGTTCATCATTGAGCGTGCTAAAG CCCAAAGCCCACCAGCTCAGCATCAAGACCTTCTCCAGTCCCACCCAGTGCACCCACTGCACTTCCCTCATGGTGGGCCTCATGCGACAGGGATACGCCTGCGAAG TTTGCTCCTTCATCTGCCACGTGGCCTGCAAAGACCAGGCCCCCCTCGTGTGCCCCATTCCGGCCGAGCAGGCCAAGAGACCGCAGGGCGTCGACGTCCAAAGGGGCATCGGCACCGCCTATAAAGGATACGTCAGG ATTCCCAAACCCAGCGGCGTGAAGAAAGGCTGGCAGCGAGCCTTCGCCGTGGTCTCGGACTGCAAGCTTTTTCTTTACGACGTCCCAGAGGGCAAGACCACGCAGCCCGGCGTGGTGGCCAGTCTGGTGTTGGATCTCAG GGATGAGGAGTTCTCCGTCAGCTCCGTGCTGGCCTCGGATGTCATCCACGCTTCCAGAAAGGACATTCCGTGCATCTTCCGG GTGACGTCGTCGCAGCTGAGCTCGCTGCTGTGCCGCGTGTCTCTGTTGGTTCTGGCTGAGAACGAGGCGGAGAAGAGGAAGTGGGTCTGCATCCtggaaggcctgcagagcatcgtgGCCAAAAACTCGCTGAAGAACCAGCAGGTCCACATCCTGCACGAGGCCTACGACGCCTCGCTGCCCATCATCAAGGCCACGCTCTCCGGAGCTGTGCTTg ACCGGGAGCGGATCGCCCTGGGAACCGAGGACGGgctgtttgtggtggaggtgaccAGAGACG TGATCGTGCGAGCGGCGGACAGCAGGAAAGTCTACCAGATGGAGCTCATCCCCAAGGAGAGGATGTTTGCGCTGCTGTGCGGGCGAAACCGCACGGTGCATCTTCACCCTTGGGAACTGCTGGATGGCAGCGAGGCCGCTTTTGACATCAAGCTGACGGAAACCAAAGGCTGCCAGGCCCTGACCGCCGGGCTGCTGCGACCCGGCGGGCCCACCTGCCTGATGGCCGCCGTCAAACGTCAG GTGCTGTGCTTCGAGATCACTCGAGGCAAACCCCACTACAGGCGGCTGTGGGAAGTGCAGGCCCCGGGGACGGTCCAGTGGCTGGGGATGGTCCGCGAGCGCCTGTGCGTGGGCTACCCGTCGGGCTTCGCGCTGCTAGCGCTCCAGGGCGAGTCGTCGCCCATCAGCTTGGTGAGCCCGGCCGACCCGTCGCTGGCCTTCCTGGCCCAACAGCCCCTGGACGCCCTGCACGCCCTGGAGGTGggatcggccgaggtgctgctaTGCTTCAGCCAGCTGGGCGTCTTCGTGGACGGGCAGGGCTACCGCTCGCGGACGCAGGAGCTGATGTGGCCCGCCACGCCGCTGGCTTGCA GTTCCAACTCCTCCCACCTGACCGTCTACAGCGAATACGGCGTAGACGTCTTTGACATCCACACGGCCGAGTGGGTGCAGACCATTTCGCTGCGCAAG ATCCGACCTCTCAACGTGGAAGGGACCCTCAACCTGCTGACCTCAGAAGCCCCTCGCCTCATCTACTTCAGCAACGCGTCGTCGG AGGGTGACCTGACCATCCCGGAGATGTCGGAGCACAGCAGGAAGTTGATGGTCCGCACTCGCAGCAAGAGGAAGTTCCTCTTCAAAGTTCCCGAGGAAGAAAGACTTCAGCAGCGCAG GGAAATGCGGCGAGATCCCGAGTTGAGGTCCAAGATGATCTCCAATCCCACCAACTTCAACCACGTGGCTCACATGGGACCGGGAGACGGCAAGCAGGTTCTCATGGACCTGCCCCTG GGCGTGGTCTCTTCCTCTCAAGAGGATGCTGTTAAAGACAAGCCCCGCCCACTTTCTAGCATCTCCCGCcatcagaggagcaaaacacacATGACGCGCACAGCCTCAG ACTTTGGGGGAGGCGCTTCATCCAGCGGCGCTCAGGAGCCGGAGCCGGACTCAGAGCGAGAGGTGACGCCCACCGTGGAGTCTTGCATCGATCTGTCTTCTGACACCTCCGCCGATTGA
- the LOC137839584 gene encoding uncharacterized protein, protein MAKIRTRIAGTKASRRAAPPAAQRSALLHNLLRFKETFSRAVPACVLHWWSQRTWYQSVAWIEVKAPGGAGPGSQETRSHDLSVLSVQLPVRVPQRRYRHLLGQESLQKVSVQERISNISRAWPDVSHLIKAEVANSGPESEKPASLPPFTCQWCRSTCGSSQTVAGLPSCCLESPLLGGARSSTCLQRWPRIRAQQHAGNTYVFVASLPPSQPEKWTIFALKVARNKSSLLVMQLLILDAMNNKSFPLVQTPRPTGRPLHR, encoded by the exons ATGGCCAAGATTCGAACCCGAATCGCCGGAACTAAAG CGTCACGTCGTGCTGCTCCACCGGCTGCGCAGCGCAGCGCCCTTTTGCACAACTTGCTGCGTTTCAAAG AGACGTTCAGCAGAGCTGTTCCTGCCTGCGTTCTTCATTG GTGGAGCCAAAGGACCTGGTACCAGTCCGTTGCATGGATTGAAGTCAAAGCGCCAG GTGGTGCTGGTCCAGGCAGTCAGGAAACAAGGAGTCATGATCTTTCAGTCCTGTCAG TGCAGCTTCCAGTAAGAGTGCCGCAAAGACGCTACCGCCACCTGCTGGGCCAAGAAAGTCTCCAGAAG GTGTCAGTCCAGGAGAGGATCAGCAACATTTCAAGAGCTTGGCCTGATGTTTCTCATCTAATAAAG GCAGAAGTGGCAAATTCTGGTCCAGAAAGTGAAAAACCTGCCAGTTTGCCTCCATTCACCTGCCAGTGGTGTAGAAGCACCTGTGGCTCAAGCCAAACTGTAGCA GGGCTACCTTCTTGCTGCCTGGAGagccctctgctg GGTGGTGCACGATCAAGTACCTGCTTGCAGCGGTGGCCAAGGATCAGAGCACAGCAGCATGCTGGCAACACATACGTTTTTGTTGCGTCCTTGCCTCCAAGTCAACCTGAGAAGTGGACAATATTTGCACTTAAG gtCGCAAGGAACAAGAGTAGCCTTCTGGTCATGCAGCTCTTAATACTTGATGCCATGAACAACAAATCTTTCCCACTG GTGCAGACTCCTCGTCCAactggccgaccacttcaccgCTAG